In the Profundibacter amoris genome, TTTCCGCCCCGCCGGAAATCCAGCGCCAGAGGGTTCTGGAGCGTGCGGGTATGAGCGAGGCGCAGTTTCAAACTATACTGGACAAACAATTGCCTGATGCCGAAAAACGCGCACGGGCGGATTATGTGATTGAAACAACCTCGCTTGCCGATGCGCGGGCGCAGGTTAAATCGGTGTTGGAGCAGATAAATGCGTGAAATCGTGCTGGATACGGAAACCACAGGTTTCAAACCGGAACAGGGCGACCGGATTGTCGAAATCGGGGCAGTGGAACTGTTCAACCACATGCCAACCGGCAATACATATCACCAGTATATAAATCCCGAACGCTCCATGCCCGAAGATGCCTTCAAGGTGCACGGATTGGGGGATGAATTTCTGTCGGATAAGCCGGTATTTAAACAAATCGCGCAGGATTTCATGGATTTCATCGGGGATTCCCGTCTGGTGATCCACAACGCCGCATTTGATATGAAATTCCTGAATGCCGAATTGGGCTGGATCAACTTTCCGCTGATTCCGATGGAGCAGGCGCTGGATACGCTGGCGCTGGCCCGCAAAAAATTCCCCGGCGCGCAGGCGTCACTGGATGCGCTTTGCCGTCGTTTTGCGATTGATAATTCGTCGCGCACCCTGCACGGCGCATTGCTGGACTCGGAAATTCTGGCCGAGGTTTATCTGGAATTGCTGGGGGGGCGGCAATCGGGGCTGGAATTGTCCAGCACGGCCAGAAATTCGGACGGAACAGATGTTGGCAGCGATTGGCGGCCACGCCCGCGGCCAAACGCTTTGGCCCCGAAACTGACAAAAGAAGAAGCCGCCGCCCATGATGCTTTTGTCAAAGACATGGGCGACGGCGCGCTTTGGGTTAAAGGCTAGGCAGTGCCCTGAGGTTGCTCGCTTTCGGCGCGACGGGACAGTTCCGAACGATACAGTGCCAAAAAGTCGATGTTTTCCAGATTCAGCGGCGGGAAGCCACCGTCACGGGTCACATCGCTAACGATCCGGCGAACGTAAGGGAACAGCATCCGCGGGCATTCGATCAGCAAGAACGGGTGCAACTGGTCTTCTGGCACATTTTCGATCTGGAATATGCCGCCGTATTCCAGTTCCAGTAGGAACAGCGGTTCACCACCGGATTTGTTTTTCGAAGTGATGTTGAATTTGCTGATCACTTCATACTGGTTATCCACGCCGCGTTTCTTGGCGTCCAGATTGACCTGAACCTGAATGTCGGGCTGAACCTCGCCTTCGACACCTTTCTGGGCGACAGCGTTTTCAAAAGACAGGTCTTTGATGAACTGCGCCAGAATTTGCATTTTGATTTGGGGTGCTTCTGCTTGGGCACCATTGCCGGTTTCGGCCATATTAACTCTCCTGAAAGGAATTTACGTCGCGGGTGGTTTAGCAGGTCCGTTAACGGTCCTCAATCCTTGGTCCAGCCTGAAGGCTTGTCATTTGGATTAATTTCGATGAAATCACCGTCAATTACGTTGTCCGGCTGGCGCGGTTGGTGGGGTGGGGGGGTTCCGGTGGTGAATGTCTGCACTTTCACGCGCTTTTTGAAGTATCGAAACGCCGCTGCACGGAACGGCGGGAACAACAGCAAAAATCCGATGGCATCGGTGAAAAACCCCGGTGTCAGCAACAACGCGCCGGCAAACAGGATCATCGCGCCATCTGCCAGTGGCTGGGTCGGATCCTGTAATTGCGAAAAGGACCCCCGCAAACGGTTCATCGCCGCCACCCCTTGGGTGCGGACCAGCCAGGTGCCCAGAAAAGCAGTGGCAACAACGATGCCAAGGGTTGGCCAAAGGCTCAGAAACCCGCCAACTTTGATAAATAGTGCAATTTCAATCAGCGGAACTGCGACAAACAGTAGAAATAACCACATGGCATCCTCATATAGACGTTAAGGGTGCAGTAGACTTGCGGGCACCCAGCCCTTACATAAGGGCGAACACATCTGGTTTCCATGTTTTCTGTCTGAATAGAGGTTTTGATGAACAGCCCCACGATCCAACTACTTGTTTTGGCCGGAATTGCCCTATTCCTGATTATCAAGCTGAAAAGCGTTCTGGGCACGCGCGAGGGGTTCGAGAAACCCCCGACACAGGCGTCTGATAGTCTGCCCCGTAATTCACGCCCGCAACTGGAAGTGATCGAAGGCGGGCCTGATCGCGATATTACCGACCACGTAGAAGAAGGCAGCGATGCGGCCAAAGCGCTGGCGGCGATGAAAAAGGCCGACCCCAGCTTTTCGGTCAGCGAATTCCTGCAAGGCGCGCGCGGCGCTTATGAAATGATCCTGATGGCCTTTGAACGTGGTCAGCTGGATTCAATCGTGCCCTTCCTGTCCGAAGATGTTTTCGAGGCTTTTTCCGAAGTGGTCGATGCCCGCGAGGCAAAGGGGCTGACAGTCGAGGCGAATTTCATCGGAGTTCGGGAAATATCGCTGGTGGATGCGGAATTTGATGAATCGACCAGACTGGGCGAAGTTACCGTGAAATTCGTTGGTGAATTGAATTCAACCGTGCGTGACCGTGCCGGCGATATTGTCGAAGGTGGCAAAAATGAAGTGAAGCGTCAGAAAGATATTTGGACCTTTGCCCGCACAATGGGGTCGGATGACCCGAACTGGAAACTGGTGGCAACCGGGGGATGAGACGTGTGTTTCGGACGTTTGCGGTATTGGCGGCGATGGTCATGACCCATCCCACCGATGCCCCTGCGGCCGAATACAAGCTGTTGCAATTCAATGATCTGGCGGGCTGGCATGATGATGATCATGCCGCCGCGTTGACCACTTTTCTTGAAACCTGCTCACAGTTAAAACGCGGCGATTGGTCGTCGTTATGCCGTCTGGCCAAAACCCGTCCCAGTGCGAAAACCTATTTCGAAATGTTTTTTCGCCCTGTTTTGGTCGAGGATGGTAAACCGGCGCTGTTTACCGGCTATTTCGAGCCCGAGCTGAACGGCTCGCTTACTCCGACCCCGCGCTATCGCTATCCGCTTTATCGTAAACCCCCCGAAATTCAGGACGGCCAACCGTGGTTGACCCGTCGCGAGATCGAGGAGACCGATGCCTTAAGCGGGCGTGGTCTGGAACTATGTTGGGTCGATGATCCGGTCGAGGTTTTCTTTCTGCAAATTCAAGGCTCGGGCCGGATACGCCTGACCAACGGGCAGATGATGCGTGTCGGTTATGGCGGATCGAACGGACGCAATTACCGCTCGATCGGGCAGGAACTGATCCGGCGCGGGGTGTATTCCAAACATCAGGTCTCGGCGCAAGTGATCCAGAACTGGGTGCGGCGCAATCCTATGCAGGGGGCCGAACTGTTGCGGCATAATCCGTCCTTTGTGTTTTTCCGCAAAGTTACCAAAGTACCCCCCGAAAAAGGACCAATCGGGGCGATGAACCGATCAGTCACGACACTGCGTACGCTGGCGGTCGATCCGCGTTATACTCCGCTGGGTGCACCGGTTTGGCTGGAAAAAGAAGGATCCGAGGCACTGCGCCGTTTGATGGTGGCGCAGGACACCGGATCAGCAATCAAAGGCGCGCAACGCGCCGACATTTTCTTTGGAACCGGCGATGATGCAGGCCGCATGGCCGGACGGGTGCGCGACCCCGGGCGGATGGTGGTTTTGCTACCGATCCAGACGGCATTCGCTTTGGTGCCGGAGGGCGAAGAGTGAGCAGAAAGCCCCGTGGATTGCGCCCGGATGAACGCGAGTTGTGGCAAAGGGTGGCGGCGCAATCGGTGCCGATGCATCCCGAACGGACACATCCGGTAAAGCAGGCGGTTGAGCGCATCAACGGTAAACCCGCCAAACCCCGCGTGCAGGATTTTCGCATCGGGCAGGATGCGCGTGTGGCCCCGCCATCGCATGATCTGGCCCCGCATATCACGGATCATTTGCGCAACGCGCCGGTGCAGATGGACCGCAAGGCCTATGGCAAAATGAAACGCGGTAAACTGGGGATCGAGGCGCGGATTGACCTGCACGGCATGACAATGGCCCGCGCCCATCCGGCGCTGAACGGGTTTATCCAATCGTCCTATGCGCAGGGGAAACGGCTGGTTCTGGTGATCACCGGCAAAGGAAAACGCGAAGCCACCGGCACCGGCCCCATGCCCGAACACCGCGGGGTGTTGCGGCGGCAAGTGCCGCATTGGCTGACCTCGGCCCCGCTGGCGGTGATGGTTCTGCAAATCACGCCAGCGCATTTGAAACACGGCGGTGACGGGGCTTATTACGTTTATCTTAGGCGTTCGCGTTAGGGTGTTTTTGTTGAAACCGGCAGCAGGATAATCTCGGTTGCCTTTTGCACCACCAGAACCGTTCCCGGCAAAAGACCGGATCGCCCCGATCTGTCACGCCTAAAGGCAGCATCGATTCCGGGCAGACTGGCAAAAATCCGGATCAGGGCGGGGGATTTGGCGGTGGTAAAGTGACCGGCGGCACCGGTCGAGAATTCCGATACATCCACCAGCGTTACCTTCAGGTCTGCCAGAAGACGTGCATCATCTACATTTCCCAGCCGCGCCTTTTGTCCTGTCAGCCGTGCCGACAGGCGCAGGGCACGATCCTTGCGTGAAGTGAATATCACAAAGGGATCAGGCAAACGGCCAATCCGTCGTGTCTGCTGTTTGAACAATTCAACATCAATATCGGGTGAAAGCAACGCCACCCCGTTTATCAGGCGGCTTGCCTCGTTCGGGTTCTCGATTGAAATTTGCCGTAAGGTCTCCATAACCAGCAAAGCGCCCATTGAATGACCGACCAGCAAAATATCCTTGGCGCCCGCGCGATCAACAGCCTTGATCAGTTCTTCCAGCCCGTCACGGGCAAAAAGCATACTGTCACGGTCATATCCGTAACCCAACGGATTGCCGGCGCTGGGCCATGAATAATGTATTGTCGGCTGTGCAAGGTCAAAATCATGCGAAAGCTGGGCCATGCGGTACAGGCCTTCGGCAAAATTGTTGTTGAATCCATGCACAAAAATCACCACTTCGCGTTGCGATTGCTTGCGGGCGCGCAGGGATCTGGACAAGGCAGATACAAATTGCGACGAGGATTGAAAGCGGTCCTCTTTGGTAACCAGAAAATCCTTTTGCGGATCGGGCGGTAGGGTCGGCCAGTTGATTTCGCCCGGATTGTGGGCCGGTGGAATGGAAATGTTGTAGTGCAGATAGGAAACCACAGGCGAGCGGCGGCTAATAAATTTACCATCAACCGTCTGCGCACGTGTTGTGGCTACAAAAATGCTTTGCAGCGCACCAATCTTTTCAGCGTCGGGGTAAATGGTGATCAGGCCACGTGGCGTACAAGCAGCCACCAGGACCAGAAACAGAAGTGGTACTATCCGCATATTTTCCCCGAAAGGTTGAAGGGTTTTCAGACCTTTCTAAAGCACATAGCGGCTGACGTCCATCGAACGGGATAGTTCGCCGAGGTTCTTTTCAACAAAAGCCGCGTCCACCTTTACCGCCTCGCCCGCCCTGTCAGGGGCGGTGAACGACAGTTCCTCGAACACCCGTTCGATCACCGTATACAGCCGCCGCGCGCCGATGTTTTCGACCGACTGGTTCACATCGGCGGCAATTTTCGCCAACGCGGCGATGCCGTCTTCGGTGAACTCCACAGTCACCTCTTCGGTCGCCATCAGCGCCGTATACTGGCGGGTCAGGGCGTTGTCGGTTTCGGTCAGGATACGCACGAAATCCTCTTCGGTCAGGGCGCGCAATTCAACGCGGATCGGTAAACGCCCCTGAAGTTCGGGCAACAGATCGGACGGTTTGGCAACGTGAAACGCGCCTGATGCGATAAACAGGATGTGGTCGGTTTTGACGGGGCCGTGTTTGGTGGAAACCGTTGTGCCTTCGATCAAAGGCAGCAAATCGCGCTGCACCCCTTCGCGGGAAACATCGGCGCCGCTGGCGTTTTTGCGCGCGCATACCTTGTCGATCTCGTCCAGAAACACGATGCCGTTTTCCTGCACTTCACTTAGCGCCTTGCGGGTGACGATTTCATCATCCAGCAGTTTGTCGGCCTCTTCCCCCACCAGCAATTCATAGCTTTCGGCGACCGTCATCTTGCGCCGCGTGGTGCGTCCGCCCATGGCTTTGCCAAACAAATCGCCAAGGTTCATCATACCCATGCTTTGGCCCGGCTGACCGGGAATATCGAACATTGGCATCGGATTGGATGTGTCCGCAACCTCCAGTTCGATTACCGTGTTGTCCAATTCGCCCGATTTCAGTTTCTTGCGAAACATTTCGCGGGTGGCGTCGCGGGCATCCTCACCGGCGATGGCTTCGATCACCCGTTCCTCGGCAGCGTCGCGGGCGTTTGCCTTGACCTCTTCGCGCATGGCCTCGCGGGTCATGGTTATGGCGCTGTCCACCAGATCACGGATGATCTGTTCCACGTCGCGGCCAACATAGCCAACCTCGGTAAACTTGGTGGCTTCGACCTTGATAAAGGGCGCATGGGCCAGTTTGGCCAAACGGCGGCTGATCTCGGTTTTACCCACGCCGGTCGGCCCGATCATCAGGATGTTTTTCGGATATACCTCGTCACGCAGGTCATCGCCCAGTTGTTTACGCCGCCAGCGGTTGCGCAGGGCCACGGCCACGGCGCGTTTGGCGTCATTCTGGCCAATTATAAAACGGTCCAGTTCGGATACGATTTCACGGGGGGTCAGATCAGTCATTTTGGCCTCGGATATAAGGAGGGAAACGGTCTTTGAACGGGAAGTCGGGCAGCAGGCGCATCAGCCATGAACGGATTTGCACCCACCATGTGCCAAGGGCCGTGATAAGGGCACCAAGGATCAGAAGTGTGAAAACCATGCCGGTTTCACCGCTGGCATATTGCGGAGTCATCCACGGAATCAGCAGTGCAAAATAACCAATACCCGCTGTCAGAAACGAGCGCCGGTCGATCACCAGCGACAGGATGGTCACGACAAACAACAACAGCGCGGTTAGCAGATACCCTTGGGTGCCACCGCTGTTGACAAGTGTCAGGGCAATGGTGTTGACGATCGCCGGTGCGGCCAGAATATGCAGCCAGAAACCGGTGGCGGAATAGCGGCTGATGCGGTGTGGGTCTTTGGTGTCAAACCAGATGCCCAGCGCAAAAGCGGCAAAGCCGAAGATCAGCGAGCCAATGGCAAAACCGGAATTGTTGCCAAGGTCAAACAGACCATCCGGAAAATCGAAAATCGAGAATTTGGCACCCTGCATGCCCATAATCGCATAGACCATGATCAGCCCGAAAATCCCGAAAACGAACATCGTGAAGGGCAGTTTGAACGCGCGGTAATAGATCAGCATCCCGACCATCCCGATCCCGGCCATGATGATAACATGGTATCCTGTCAGCTCATCGCCCATTGCGAAAATGCTTAATACCGTGCCCGCCAGAAAAACGCCAAACCCTGCCGCCAGCGACATGCTGGGCAGGTTCATCCGGCGCTTTTTGGTGAAATAAAGGGCAAAGACCCAGGTCAGGACCATGCCCAGAACGCCAATCCCGACACCACCTTTCAGCACGGCGCCCAGACCGATAACGCCGGACAGCAAAAGCCAAAGGCCGACAGTGACAAAGATTTCGCTGAACCCTTTGAAAAACTCGAAGGGTTCGTCCTCGTCCATCAGATGATCGCGGATACCCAGCCGTTCCTGCGCCAGTGTTAACAGACCAACCGCCTGTTGTTCATTCAGAACGCCAGCCGCTACAGCGGCGCGAATGTCCTCTTTGGAAAAATTACTCAAACCGGATTACCCTTTAATTGTTTCCACGGTCAGATTGCCGTTGGTATAAACACAAATATCGGCAGCAATCGCCATTGCCTTGCGGGCAATTTCTTCGGCCGACAGATCCGTATCCATCAAGGCCCGCGCCGCCGCCAGCGCATAATTTCCGCCCGACCCAATGGCGGTCACGTCAAATTCGGGTTCCAGCACATCGCCGGCACCGGTGATCACGAAAATATCCTTGCCGTCCGACACAATCAGCATCGCTTCCAGCTTTTGCAAATACTTGTCCGTGCGCCAGTCCTTGGCCAGTTCCACCGAGGCCCGCGCCAATTGTCCCGGCGTCGCCTCGAGTTTCGCTTCCAGCCGTTCCAGCAAGGTAAAGGCATCGGCGGTTGATCCGGCAAAACCGGCCACCACGTCAAACCCGCCGGGCGACAGGCGCCGCACCTTTTTGGCGGTGCCCTTCATCACGGTCTGGCCAATACTGACCTGCCCGTCACCGGCGATTACAACTTCGCCATCCTTGCGCACCCCGATAATTGTAGTGCCATGCCATCCCGGAAATTGATCGTCGGCCATCGTGCCCTCCTGACTGGTTCTATTCTATATGGAGGTGCAAACCCCGTTGCACAAGTTTCAATGAAAAAGGGGCGCCAAAGCACCCCTAGATCAATCTATTCTATCTGCAATCAGATGGATTCTTCGATCCAGCTTTGCAATGCGGCTTTGGGGGCTGCACCAACCTTGTTGGAAACAACTTGACCGCCCTTGAACAGGAACATCGAGGGGATACCGCGGACACCCATTTGCGCAGGGGCACTTGGGTTTTCGTCGACATTGACCTTAACGATCTTGACCTTGTCGGCCATTTCTTCGGACAGTTCTTCCAGCGAGGGGCCGATCATTTTGCACGGGCCGCACCATTCGGCCCAAAAATCCACCACGACCGGCAGGTCGGATTTCAGGACTTCTTCTTCGAATGTAGCGTCGGTTACTGCTGTTGTGGCCATGATTGTTCTCCTATGGCGAATACGTTGGGCCGAACCTATGCAGCCACCCCTTTGCCGTCAAGGTATCGTGGTGGCGCGCAATGCCGCAGTAACGGCCTTGTGCTCCAGATACATAAGGACTCCCGTGCGAGTCCACAGGATAGCGGTTTCGATTTTATGGTCGGGGTAAACCATCCCTAATGCGGCCTGATAGGCCCCCATTTGCCGCAATAAACCGTCTGGAATACCGTCTGGATTTTCAGGCACAATGGCGTTGGATTTGAAATCGACGGCCAGAATTTTTTCCGGTGAAACAACCAACCGGTCAATCTCGCCATATATCCGCTTGCCGCCCAGATCAGGCAGGTTGGCTGTGATCGGTACCTCGGCCAGCGTGCTATCGTCAAACAGAAAGGCCAGATCGGGGTTGGTCAGAAGGGCGGTGACTTCGGCCAGAATATCGGGTGCCGCATCGGGCAACAGCATGGCGGCAATATCCGACCATTCGGTTTGCGGATGGGCGGGCAGGTGTTCCAGCAATAGGTGAATATCGCTGCCCCGTTGCTTGGCCGCATCCTCGCTTAACCCGTCGCCATCCCCCAACAGCACCTTGGCCCCGCCCAGTTGTGATGGCGACAGCGTTTGTGCGGGCCGGTCGGGGATTTCGGCATCCGTTTTGGCCCAGTCCGGCAAGGTGACGTCGGATTTTTCATCCGGCTTGTTGGCCTTAACCTCGCCGCCCCAATCGCCATATTCCAGCCGCTGCCAATCACCATGCGGAACCGCGCCAGCGGTTTTCATCCCCGCTTCGATCATCGCATGCCAGCTTTTGCCATCTTTCCCCGGATCGCCCGCGCCGCAAACGATCAGCCACTTTTCCGCCCGCGTCATGGCAACATATAGCAGCCGCAAGCGTTCCTGTTCCTGTGATAGCTTCAACC is a window encoding:
- the dnaQ gene encoding DNA polymerase III subunit epsilon, with translation MREIVLDTETTGFKPEQGDRIVEIGAVELFNHMPTGNTYHQYINPERSMPEDAFKVHGLGDEFLSDKPVFKQIAQDFMDFIGDSRLVIHNAAFDMKFLNAELGWINFPLIPMEQALDTLALARKKFPGAQASLDALCRRFAIDNSSRTLHGALLDSEILAEVYLELLGGRQSGLELSSTARNSDGTDVGSDWRPRPRPNALAPKLTKEEAAAHDAFVKDMGDGALWVKG
- the secB gene encoding protein-export chaperone SecB; the encoded protein is MAETGNGAQAEAPQIKMQILAQFIKDLSFENAVAQKGVEGEVQPDIQVQVNLDAKKRGVDNQYEVISKFNITSKNKSGGEPLFLLELEYGGIFQIENVPEDQLHPFLLIECPRMLFPYVRRIVSDVTRDGGFPPLNLENIDFLALYRSELSRRAESEQPQGTA
- a CDS encoding FxsA family protein, producing MWLFLLFVAVPLIEIALFIKVGGFLSLWPTLGIVVATAFLGTWLVRTQGVAAMNRLRGSFSQLQDPTQPLADGAMILFAGALLLTPGFFTDAIGFLLLFPPFRAAAFRYFKKRVKVQTFTTGTPPPHQPRQPDNVIDGDFIEINPNDKPSGWTKD
- a CDS encoding Tim44/TimA family putative adaptor protein — protein: MNSPTIQLLVLAGIALFLIIKLKSVLGTREGFEKPPTQASDSLPRNSRPQLEVIEGGPDRDITDHVEEGSDAAKALAAMKKADPSFSVSEFLQGARGAYEMILMAFERGQLDSIVPFLSEDVFEAFSEVVDAREAKGLTVEANFIGVREISLVDAEFDESTRLGEVTVKFVGELNSTVRDRAGDIVEGGKNEVKRQKDIWTFARTMGSDDPNWKLVATGG
- the mltA gene encoding murein transglycosylase A, which gives rise to MTHPTDAPAAEYKLLQFNDLAGWHDDDHAAALTTFLETCSQLKRGDWSSLCRLAKTRPSAKTYFEMFFRPVLVEDGKPALFTGYFEPELNGSLTPTPRYRYPLYRKPPEIQDGQPWLTRREIEETDALSGRGLELCWVDDPVEVFFLQIQGSGRIRLTNGQMMRVGYGGSNGRNYRSIGQELIRRGVYSKHQVSAQVIQNWVRRNPMQGAELLRHNPSFVFFRKVTKVPPEKGPIGAMNRSVTTLRTLAVDPRYTPLGAPVWLEKEGSEALRRLMVAQDTGSAIKGAQRADIFFGTGDDAGRMAGRVRDPGRMVVLLPIQTAFALVPEGEE
- a CDS encoding Smr/MutS family protein: MSRKPRGLRPDERELWQRVAAQSVPMHPERTHPVKQAVERINGKPAKPRVQDFRIGQDARVAPPSHDLAPHITDHLRNAPVQMDRKAYGKMKRGKLGIEARIDLHGMTMARAHPALNGFIQSSYAQGKRLVLVITGKGKREATGTGPMPEHRGVLRRQVPHWLTSAPLAVMVLQITPAHLKHGGDGAYYVYLRRSR
- a CDS encoding alpha/beta hydrolase encodes the protein MRIVPLLFLVLVAACTPRGLITIYPDAEKIGALQSIFVATTRAQTVDGKFISRRSPVVSYLHYNISIPPAHNPGEINWPTLPPDPQKDFLVTKEDRFQSSSQFVSALSRSLRARKQSQREVVIFVHGFNNNFAEGLYRMAQLSHDFDLAQPTIHYSWPSAGNPLGYGYDRDSMLFARDGLEELIKAVDRAGAKDILLVGHSMGALLVMETLRQISIENPNEASRLINGVALLSPDIDVELFKQQTRRIGRLPDPFVIFTSRKDRALRLSARLTGQKARLGNVDDARLLADLKVTLVDVSEFSTGAAGHFTTAKSPALIRIFASLPGIDAAFRRDRSGRSGLLPGTVLVVQKATEIILLPVSTKTP
- the hslU gene encoding ATP-dependent protease ATPase subunit HslU, whose amino-acid sequence is MTDLTPREIVSELDRFIIGQNDAKRAVAVALRNRWRRKQLGDDLRDEVYPKNILMIGPTGVGKTEISRRLAKLAHAPFIKVEATKFTEVGYVGRDVEQIIRDLVDSAITMTREAMREEVKANARDAAEERVIEAIAGEDARDATREMFRKKLKSGELDNTVIELEVADTSNPMPMFDIPGQPGQSMGMMNLGDLFGKAMGGRTTRRKMTVAESYELLVGEEADKLLDDEIVTRKALSEVQENGIVFLDEIDKVCARKNASGADVSREGVQRDLLPLIEGTTVSTKHGPVKTDHILFIASGAFHVAKPSDLLPELQGRLPIRVELRALTEEDFVRILTETDNALTRQYTALMATEEVTVEFTEDGIAALAKIAADVNQSVENIGARRLYTVIERVFEELSFTAPDRAGEAVKVDAAFVEKNLGELSRSMDVSRYVL
- the hslV gene encoding ATP-dependent protease subunit HslV, with the translated sequence MADDQFPGWHGTTIIGVRKDGEVVIAGDGQVSIGQTVMKGTAKKVRRLSPGGFDVVAGFAGSTADAFTLLERLEAKLEATPGQLARASVELAKDWRTDKYLQKLEAMLIVSDGKDIFVITGAGDVLEPEFDVTAIGSGGNYALAAARALMDTDLSAEEIARKAMAIAADICVYTNGNLTVETIKG
- the trxA gene encoding thioredoxin — encoded protein: MATTAVTDATFEEEVLKSDLPVVVDFWAEWCGPCKMIGPSLEELSEEMADKVKIVKVNVDENPSAPAQMGVRGIPSMFLFKGGQVVSNKVGAAPKAALQSWIEESI